TTCATGCCGCCGTACTGATTCCGCCAGCGCAGGTAGGTCGATTCACTGACTTCCAGGGTCTGTAGCACGGATGCCAGATCTTTACCGGCATTCAGCATCG
The DNA window shown above is from Gimesia sp. and carries:
- a CDS encoding transposase; protein product: MNKRRKRHNPEQIVRKLRDADAMLNAGKDLASVLQTLEVSESTYLRWRNQYGGM